A genomic stretch from Salarias fasciatus chromosome 18, fSalaFa1.1, whole genome shotgun sequence includes:
- the LOC115405598 gene encoding sickle tail protein-like isoform X1 — translation MSDGDVLPPSVPFTRGTKARASLPAGRSSGQTRDRPLGVLYLQYGEETKQVRMPSEISSVDTLRALFVTAFPHQLTMKMLQSPNMAIYTKDTDRNVYYNLEDVRNVTPHSCLKAYHKDAAHVFNRHARPANAEGRISKEVLYGSHSPVHSLSSGRGALHGLQGSMSPPMVRSMPSSPSRVAYAAGGAARGRGPGLADPGREAPSGPGRGGGPFTSSSAILERRDVKPDEDVGSSKSMALVVRGEGAHYADSCCSSLLDGAGGRLSMASSQCSGPPSLTGGDTVDSGPGGIPAGLQQYRASVKPLMGYGENQTCSLHRQKSRKFGDGQLPPLGTKTPPPSPLRGGEVRLSEGQIIGGVGLVPPDRMSPMRRSLRRESNGASVEVVGRSRGSSSSTSSVFVDSPLGHFQAGGTPSSSQRSSQFSFGAEGGAAGERMKAMEEQIASLAGLVHHALSIGPDGPGGKDAVSENPAKFNSKSLGGPSDPQDLGAAGSAHPALLSPPFDGGLQQRLVSAKRNVCELREQLNQLRRLQLSNQKSVSSMLRTAGQELLELMWDRLAQTEEAAFGQRAQMEEERTSYLATEEQILTQLSELEGYVERLQRSCSSGPSPTPPTLRDVEEGAVNLRRIGEALSVLKGEFPELQLKMRSVLRLEVEAVRFLKEEPLKMDSMLKRVKALTETLSSLRRHVSESAPAGRVQDPDQQGPDTESPQSSPRPQPRSSVRVPVSGGQAEGGSGGSGGSASPAMARRKKSSVVPPPHHYPSPPLTPTHGRDSPSVAKVSPCSRESSPALQRGAGPAEPEPDLSVLAAPRHATITERQNPEGSPRPESSSSQTPQATSTSTDLDQVLQKAQESLMKSIPDLEVSNPPETRSDSVSGPSTAPASKPEQETPHGEQQTRPSDTQQNISAKPSDEADAAHSKAPDTVTMKPPPSAPPSAPPSAPPSAPPSASPVPERRPQVEKPRRSSLDKEMKQSLEKASKSPPPPPPRRIHAVSSGRTGELLLATRTEPVGAQDEAKVREPPAVPQPKPPRQPPEIKPKPQICAALLAASTSPPAAAPPQRQQRQEEEEEEEEDEEEEEDNKFMKELQVKTEGLNASHSSGGNDQKAELKVWKPSTDLYNLTTSGKQSAPQVGRTNGSPAKPTAVPVDHSESMKNRANLSENTAEDKAVKLGPRSDCASLQGVQETPESPRQNTKETELPKVSVSLAELDPPIASPKQVVEQVFSPTATEKKVKYTTIVTLQKENIQEPLRSPKSTHEKALKEAPAEKKSNVTVVVTLQKDNASEDSSTEPASVEQQNKCVSFTQESPPVQKASPLPPSSPCMQNQETPVQESTDQCLNPEEGGTLSPTGCDDEGPPPPPPPAKFSHRLVKTKKRTQSKEEDQAKTNGSGVQSGGTESEGDTRLPGQENPGFEDTDEFDNKPIIVILNEPMDIQSAYKRLSTIFESEEDLEALLSESILDEEDTIQEEDEQGVRTFCLDGDNVGLGNGQSAPQIQHGRSSAGDTSPPGEQDKTGSPQKTETKRKFKFKFPKNKLAALSLALRAGSNKSEKKTLEVVVYEEEEDRGPDSKSPTKKHSKESKSFEIISRKQSDGDKTNTSRDIKASPTKSHTRVEELRKNTFDSIHSLEESIKQLEISVDSIKSTSSPSSTLASPPQSPTSSSEATDRSQLKGKIKRDRERSPSKRPAAQVLKGPNPPQSKRAKPQPAPDTGKSSSRKQTSSSSSSSSALRSHTKSRHSSSSGSPEKSSKGQQKQPGQPRVVAVPR, via the exons ATCTCCAAAGAGGTGCTGTACGGCAGTCACAGTCCCGTCCACAGCCTGTCCTCCGGCCGCGGCGCCCTGCACGGCCTGCAGGGCTCCATGTCGCCCCCCATGGTGCGCTCCATGCCCTCCTCGCCCTCCAGGGTGGCGTACGCTGCAGGGGGGGCCGCCCGGGGCCGGGGGCCCGGGCTGGCCGATCCGGGAAGAGAGGCCCCGTCAGGGCCGGGGAGGGGCGGCGGGCcgttcaccagcagcagcgccaTTCTGGAGAGGAGGGACGTCAAACCTG acgAAGACGTGGGCAGCAGTAAGAGCATGGCCCTGGTGGTCCGCGGTGAAGGGGCCCACTACGCggactcctgctgctcctccctgctggaCGGGGCGGGGGGCCGCCTCAGCATGGCCTCCTCCCAGTGCAGcggccccccctccctcaccgGGGGGGACACGGTGGACTCCGGGCCCGGGGGGATCCCGGCAGGGCTGCAGCAGTACCGGGCCTCCGTCAAACCTCTGATGGGCTACGGAGAAAACCAGACCTGCTCCCTGCacag GCAGAAGAGCAGGAAGTTCGGGGACGGCCAGCTCCCCCCTCTGGGGACCAAGACGCCTCCCCCGTCTCCTCTCAGAGGGGGGGAGGTGCGGCTGAGCGAGGGCCAGATCATCGGCGGGGTGGGCCTGGTGCCCCCCGACAGGATGTCCCCGATGCGCCGCTCGCTGCGGCGGGAAAGTAACGGAGCCTCGGTGGAGGTGGTGGGCAGGAGCaggggctcctcctcctccacctcctccgtctTCGTGGACAGTCCTCTGGGACACTTCCAGGCTGGGGGGACgcccagcagctctcagag GTCGTCTCAGTTTAGTTTTGGTGCAGAGGGCGGGGCAGCAGG AGAGAGGATGAAGGCCATGGAGGAGCAGATCGCCAGTCTGGCCGGCCTGGTGCACCACGCTCTGTCCATCGGCCCCGACGGCCCAGGAGGGAAGGACGCTGTCAG TGAGAATCCTGCAAAGTTCAACAGCAAAAGCCTGG GAGGGCCGTCTGACCCTCAGGACCTCGGCGCGGCGGGCTCCGCCCACCCGGCTCTTCTGAGCCCCCCGTTCGACGGCGGGCTGCAGCAGCGTCTGGTGTCTGCCAAGAGAAACGTGTGTGAGCTGCGAGAGCAGCTGAACCAGCTGAGGCGTTTACAG ctgtCCAACCAGAAGAGCGTGAGCTCCATGCTGAGGACGGCCggccaggagctgctggagctgatgtGGGACCGACTGGCCCAGACGGAGGAGGCGGCGTTCGGCCAGAGAGcccagatggaggaggagaggaccaGCTACCTGGCGACCGAGGAGCAGATCCTCACACAGCTCAG CGAGCTGGAGGGCTACGTGGAGCGtctccagaggagctgcagctccggccCGAGCCCGACGCCTCCGACTCTGAGGGACGTGGAGGAGGGAGCGGTGAACCTGCGGCGGATCGGGGAGGCGCTGTCCGTCCTCAAAG GCGAGTTcccggagctgcagctgaagatGCGCTCCGTCCtcaggctggaggtggaggcggtgcGCTTCCTCAAAGAGGAGCCGCTCAAGATGGACTCCATGCTGAAGAGGGTCAAAGCCCTGACCGAGACCCTCAGCTCCCTCCGCAG GCACGTGTCTGAGTCTGCCCCCGCAGGCCGAgtccaggacccagaccagcaGGGTCCCGACACCGAGAGCCCTCAGAGCTCCCCCAGACCCCAGCCTCGATCCTCAGTCCGGGTCCCTGTGTCCGGCGGCCAGGCCGAGGGGGGCTCGGGGGGCTCGGGGGGCTCGGCCTCTCCCGCCATGGCCCGCAGGAAGAAGAGCTCGGTGGTCCCGCCCCCCCACCACTACCCCAGCCCCCCTCTGACACCCACACATGGACGGGACTCTCCGTCGGTGGCCAAG gtgagtCCTTGCAGCAGGGAGAGCAGCCCCGCCCTGCAGAGGGGCGCCGGACcggcggagccggagccggacctCAGCGTCCTGGCTGCACCGCGTCACGCCACG atcacagagagacaaaacCCAGAGGGCAGCCCGAGGCCAGAAAGCAGCTCCAGCCAGACCCCCCAGGCAACCAGCACCAGCacggacctggaccaggtcctccAGAAGGCCCAGGAGAGCCTGATGAAGTCCATCCCAGACCTGGAAGTGTCCAATCCCCCAGAGACTCGGTCCGATTCTGTCTCAGGACCGTCCACTGCCCCGGCGTCCAAACCAGAGCAGGAGACGCCGCACG GGGAGCAGCAGACGCGGCCGTCTGATACGCAGCAGAATATTTCTGCCAAACCGAGTGACGAGGCGGACGCTGCCCACTCTAAAGCACCAGATACTG tgacgatgaagcctcctccatcagctcctccatcagcccctccatcagctcctccatcagcccctccatcagcctctccCGTCCCGGAGCGTCGGCCTCAGGTGGAGAAGCCTCGCCGCTCCAGTCTGGACAAGGAGATGAAGCAGAGTTTGGAGAAGGCCAGCAagtctccgcctcctcctcctcctcggag gaTCCACGCTGtcagctcaggaaggaccgGCGAGCTGCTTCTCGCCACCAGGACAGAGCCAGTCGGAGCTCAG GACGAGGCCAAAGTGAGAGAGCCACCGGCCGTTCCTCAGCCCAAACCGCCCAGACAGCCTCCGGAGATCAAACCCAAACCCCAGATCTGTGCGGCGCTGCTGGCTGCGTCCACTTCCCCccctgctgcagcgccgccacagaggcagcagaggcaggaggaggaggaggaggaggaggaggacgaagaggaggaggaggataacAAGTTcatgaaggagctgcag GTGAAGACAGAAGGGTTAAATGCAAGTCATTCATCAGGTGGAAATGACCAAAAGGCAGAATTGAAGGTGTGGAAGCCTTCAACAGACCTTTATAATTTAACAACGAGTGGCAAACAGTCAGCTCCTCAGGTGGGAAGGACAAACGGCTCTCCTGCGAAACCCACAGCTGTCCCGGTGGATCACAGTGAAAGTATGAAAAACAGAGCAAATCTTTCTGAAAACACGGCGGAAGACAAAGCGGTTAAACTGGGGCCTCGTTCAGACTGTGCTTCACTGCAGGGGGTACAGGAGACACCGGAATCACCGCGACAGAACACCAAGGAAACCGAGTTACCGAAGGTTTCAGTCTCACTGGCAGAACTTGATCCGCCGATAGCGAGCCCCAAGCAAGTTGTTGAGCAGGTGTTCTCCCCAACTGCCACAGAGAAAAAGGTCAAGTACACAACAATTGTCActctgcaaaaagaaaacatccaagAGCCTTTGAGGAGTCCGAAATCGACACATGAGAAAGCTTTGAAAGAAGCACCAGCTGAGAAGAAGTCCAATGTGACGGTTGTGGTGACTTTACAAAAAGATAACGCTTCAGAAGACTCTTCAACCGAGCCGGCATCGGTGGAGCAGCAGAATAAATGTGTGAGCTTCACTCAGGAGTCCCCTCCAGTCCAGAAAGCCTCACCTCTTCCACCCAGCTCCCCCTGCATGCAGAACCAGGAGACGCCTGTACAGGAATCCACAGACCAGTGCCTGAAcccggaggagggggggactCTGAGCCCCACCGGCTGTGACGACGAgggcccccctcctcctcctcctcctgccaaaTTCAGTCATAGATTGGTCAAAACCAAAAAGAGGACACAGTCCAAAGAAGAAGACCAAGCTAAAACAAATGGATCTGGTGTCCAGAGTGGTGGGACGGAGAGTGAGGGTGACACCCGGCTCCCGGGACAGGAGAACCCTGGCTTTGAAGACACGGACGAGTTTGACAATAAACCCATTATTGTCATTTTGAACGAGCCCATGGACATTCAGTCGGCCTACAAGCGTCTGTCAACCATATTTGAAAGTGAGGAAGACCTTGAAGCTTTGCTGTCAGAAAGTATCCTGGATGAGGAAGACACCATCCAGGAAGAGGATGAGCAGGGAGTGAGGACATTTTGTTTAGACGGAGACAATGTGGGTTTAGGAAATGGCCAGAGCGCACCACAGATCCAGCATGGAAGGTCCTCAGCAGGAGATACctcacctcctggagagcaggaTAAAACAGGTTCACCCCAAAAGACTGAGACCAAACGGAAGTTCAAATTCAAGTTCCCCAAGAACAAGCTGGCCGCACTCAGCTTAGCTCTTCGAGCAGGAAGTAACAAATCAGAGAAAAAGACTCTTGAGGTTGTTGTGtatgaggaagaagaagataGGGGACCAGACAGCAAGTCACCCACCAAGAAGCATTCAAAGGAGTCCAAGAGCTTCGAGATCATCAGCAGAAAACAATCCGATGGCGataaaaccaacacaagcagaGACATCAAGGCCTCGCCGACCAAGTCTCATACCAGAGTGGAGGAGCTCCGCAAGAACACGTTTGATTCCATTCATAGTCTAGAAGAATCCATCAAACAGCTGGAAATCAGTGTGGACAGCATAAAGTCCacctcttctccctcctccacgCTGGCGTCACCTCCTCAGAGCCCCACCTCTTCCTCTGAAGCCACCGACAGATCTCAGCTCAAAGGAAAAATCAAAAGGGACAGGGAGAGGAGTCCATCCAAAAGGCCGGCTGCTCAAGTTCTCAAGGGTCCGAATCCACCACAGAGTAAGAGAGCCAAGCCACAGCCTGCACCCGACACGGGGAAGAGCAGCTCCAGGAAACAG acctccagcagcagctccagttctTCTGCACTGCGATCACACACCAAGTCCCGCCACtcgtcctcctccggctcccCAGAGAAATCCAGTAAAGGCCAACAGAAGCAGCCCGGCCAG CCACGTGTTGTCGCCGTCCCGCGCTAA